The Mugil cephalus isolate CIBA_MC_2020 chromosome 21, CIBA_Mcephalus_1.1, whole genome shotgun sequence genome includes the window ttgtgagaacctcccctcaacccataggacccaaaggccccccactaacaaaattctgttaccagacaccacaggacaccctgagaaggcctatgtccattctgtgatgagtcacaatattaggaatattaggaaggtaaGTGACAACATTGGGAGGCTGACAAATTAAGCTGAAGTGCCGAACGCTGTTGTTccttgaatggccacttgaaACTGACCGTAAAATTGAGTCAATCCCCAAAGACCTCCATGTTACAATGTTAAATTttacagcaaacaaacacatgtttataaCCTGGggcaaaaaactgttttgaccTCTATAGCTTTCCATCCATTCACGGCAGCTGTACAGGTTTAAACTGTATCAAGATGTGGGGGTTGGCTGCTTTGGGAGCACCCACCGTAGCTCCACTAACACTCTACCTATATAGCCCTTTTTTTCATTAGTCAGGCACTGTTAAAATGCTCATGGCCAgaaccacccacccacccgaGCTCCTTTTAGGAACATTGTGGGTGATCTATGCAGCTGTCACTGCCCACAGTGGATGAATTGGTCGGATTCTGATGATTTCTAATTTCTCAtccttttgtacatttttgtctATGATCTAGCAGTGCTGTGCGTTTATTCATTTTTAGCAAACGTAAGTATGCTAACCTGCTAAACAAAGATGGTGAACGGTACACAGTTTCTACTTATTACGTAAATCATAAGGAAGTTAGCATGATAATGTTTTTAGTACTAAGGACAAAGACAATAACTAAAAAGCTAAAGACTTTCAGCCATGTTACTGTGAACTACTGGATAGTCCATGATGTCAGTTTCTTTAAAATCCTGGCCACAGCCCTGCTCTTCAGACTCCTGAATCAATTACTAAGCTCATGAGGTCACTCCTGGTCTTTGCTTTGATTTCCAGTGTTACCAAAgtcaaatgtacaaaaatgcaCAGTGGCTAGAAAAAACactattatcatcatcatcacatcattttaCCTCAGAGATAATGTCGTCCTTGCTGTTGGTCAGATCAGTCAGCACGTACCCATGTGTCTCTACTGTCCTTCCCAGTCCCTTCAGTGTGTTATTAATggaattaaatgtgaacatgaaCCTTGCCAGCTCTCCCTGGATGGACTTCAGATCTCCGCCCAATCTTCTATTATGGACAGTATGACCTTCCAGGATTTTCCTCAGatcatttatgttgtttttacactgtCCTGTAcattcctccacttcctctcggAGTCGtcccacctcctcctgaagGTTGGAGCACACCTGAGAGCAGATGGATTCTCCCGACTCGACCTTTCTCCGCAGATCTGTCAGTTCTGTCTGGCACCTGCTAAGGCCGGTCAAGGTGGAGTTGGTAAGCAAGTGCAAGTCCTGCTCTACGGTGCTGCAAATAGAGCAGTCCGTGGCAATCCTGTTAAAGTGCTCACCATTCCTTCCGGTCACAGAAATTATCTGTTGGACATCATCCGTTAGGTCGATCACTCTGTTAGTCAGTGAGTcccctgacacagacaaatcGTCCAGCTTGGTGTTGAACTTCTTGATCTCTTCCTGGTTGGCAACGACCCTCCATTCCAAGGTTTTCACAGTGTCATCAGTCTCCTTCCCTTTTCTGTCAGGTCCACAGGTCTCActgcacatgtttgtggttGATGTAAGCCTTTGGTCGAGGAAGATCGTAGTGTTCTCAAGCTGGCTTAGACGTCGACTATGGTCCGTCACTGTGTCTTCAAGAACAGCCACGTCAAGCTCTATTTTTCCAATCTTGAAGCTGTTGTCTTCCATGCGACTGAGGACCATGTTGCTCAGATTAGTGAAGTCTCTCTGCACGGTGTCCTTCAAGTTGTTCCCAGTGTTAGTACACCTCTGCTCAGTCTTCCTCATTGTGTTGTTCACCTTCTTTTCCAACTCCCTCAACCTGCTGTTGAAACGGTCCTCTGTCActcttccctttcctcctcctcctgtcccaGCCAGCTCCTTATCCAACCGCCCTTTAATGGTGTCACACTTGTTTGCAGTGGAATTGACTTGGGTCTCCGTGTCAGACAGCCTCTTCTCCAGCTCGCTGACCTTGTTGCAGCAGGGCTGGGAGCTTCGCTTCAATTCCTGGTCCAAAGAGCTTATCAGCTTCATAAGGCTTGTGATACGGTCCCTGTCCTCCTGTTGCTGGCGCCTCAGGTCCTCAACACCAGCCTGGGGGGAAAAGGACAaagcttgtgttttctttttgatgtCAGGATTCCCATGCAAACAATTATAACAAGGTCTATAAGCAGTGTATCGCCTATGTACCaattattctttgtttttttcagcactCACTTACAACATCTGATATGTCCTGTCTGATCTCATCAAGGATAAAACCATAAGCATTACATATGCTTACTTGATTACCAAAAAAGTCTACCAGACGCAAGCTAAGGAAACGAGGAGACGGGGGGTACAGAGACCAGACTTTAAAGTTTCTTGTTAAAAACTCATAAAGCTCAGTTAAAATAATGAGTGTCTGGATCACAAAGCTTTGAGCCTGAAGCCTTAATCTCAAGATTTTAgtaatacttattttattacataAGGCTATAGTAATCTACAGTTAGATTACGGAAACATCAATATgttatttgcattaaaatatgCTGCTCTGTAAGAGGACAGAAGCTGCACCACAGGTTCTCCTTGCATGCTGTCCTACAACGTTTTgtgttgagaaaataaaaactatacaCAGCAGTTAAATCTTCACTGTCCAGTTTTTCCAAAGAGCTGGAAATTGTGGTCGGCCTTAGTGCCACTTTCCTTTATATTCGTTCTGTTGCTGCCTGATTGTGGGTTTTTTTccagtaactttttttttgttttattatttgtttgcgCAGTGGTTTATGCTGGAGCTCTGTTTTCTTGTATTACAGGCTGCATGGGGTCATTACTTTTTATTGCTTTAGGCAGCAGAAATCACTTACAGAACACACACCACTAGGAGAAATGCCTGAGCAGTTAAGAGGTTAAGAAACCAGAAATACTCCTTTTTGAGTTTCATATTAATGAACTCAAAAATGAGTtccaataaatgttttttgagaCATTGATTTATTGCATTTTGAGCCTCACCTGGCAGgcagagcaggacagagacacccTTCTCTCCAGCTCTGTCAGTATCTCCTCCTTCAGTGAGGTCACCTGGTTCCCcccgtctccacctcctcttccccttccaTCCAGTTCATTGCCACCTCCATTCACCAGGTGGTTGTTGATGGTAAGAAGGGTCTGGTCGTGGACCTAAGCAACCAAACAGTCAGATCAGTGAATGTGGTCTATCCTTCAATGTCCACAGTAAAACATTAAGAACACTTATGCTACTTACCTGTGTTCTGTTATAGAGATGATCCAGCTTGGTCTGGATGCTGTTGATAGTTTCCTTCATGGGTGGGTCAGCTGAATCGGATGGGGTAAGTCCAGGCCTGAAAAATAGTTTAGATTTccttatattaaaaataacatcCAACAGAATATCAAGGGATGGTAACTGCAGCATTTCTAAGAACATATTAGGCTCCTTTGAGGCTCTtgtaaaagatgaaatatttatgcATGTACATAACAAGCAGTCAGCATCAGTAAACTGACGCGCCGCAGTAAACAGTGATAAACATTACGTCCACCAGAAAACCAGCATATTGAGTTTTCTGCGGTTTCCTTAAACAGGATTTCAGTGCGCAGGTGAACGCACTCcgtgaaataaaacatgcacatgatgtattcaaaacaacatttacacgTACAGCCTTTGGTTTATGCCATCGATGGAGGCCTGCATCCTGCGGattgtctcctccagctgcctgATCTTCTCTGTGTCAACTGGACAGAAtagggaaagaaaacaggaaagaataGCAGGAGTATGAAATGTGCAGTTTAATATGCAAACTcaataaggaaataaaatggaggtggaaatggaaatggaaatggaaatggaaatgctAGATCACGTAGCAAAAACCTGTTTTTGATTCTGGGTCCATGCATGAACATTGATGCCTAAGCTTGAACACTGCTGGCTAGTTACTCTGCAAtgctgtatttctgtatttgtgtttcttttcagactGGAAGAAGGTCCAAAGTGCGGTGGGGCACAGTTGGAAAACATGATGTCATCTGTTTCAAAGTGCCAATCCGAGTAAGGAGTCTGAGGACAATTTTGAGGTTAGATGCTCACGTTGCCAGCACTGTCAAACCACATGCAGACTGCCGTGATGGATGGTGTTATTTGAATGTTAAACTattcataaatcataaataagaGCTTTGATATAAAGTTTGGTTTTGATTGTTTCTTACGTAATCGTGGCTATTCAATGCAAGGTTGAACCCTAAGTTTGAAcgagtagtttttttttcagctacaCCTTAGTTGTTGCGATTTGTTTTAGAAATCAGAACCATCGTACATTCATTTACTCTTATTCCCTCACAAAATTAAGTGCATTCTGATAACATAAGTGATATTCCAGTTGCACCAATTGCAAATACCTTGTCCTCCCCTCTGTCCGCC containing:
- the emilin1a gene encoding EMILIN-1a, with amino-acid sequence MMGTLLYLLAFVLARACAGLGYSEQSIQTGQRAASRHRNWCAYVVTRTVSCVMEDGVETYIKPDYQRCTWGQCPRVVYRTYRRPRYKVAYKMVTEMEWKCCHGYSGEDCHNGPQSTPDTRVPPTGTGGGQRGGQVDTEKIRQLEETIRRMQASIDGINQRLPGLTPSDSADPPMKETINSIQTKLDHLYNRTQVHDQTLLTINNHLVNGGGNELDGRGRGGGDGGNQVTSLKEEILTELERRVSLSCSACQAGVEDLRRQQQEDRDRITSLMKLISSLDQELKRSSQPCCNKVSELEKRLSDTETQVNSTANKCDTIKGRLDKELAGTGGGGKGRVTEDRFNSRLRELEKKVNNTMRKTEQRCTNTGNNLKDTVQRDFTNLSNMVLSRMEDNSFKIGKIELDVAVLEDTVTDHSRRLSQLENTTIFLDQRLTSTTNMCSETCGPDRKGKETDDTVKTLEWRVVANQEEIKKFNTKLDDLSVSGDSLTNRVIDLTDDVQQIISVTGRNGEHFNRIATDCSICSTVEQDLHLLTNSTLTGLSRCQTELTDLRRKVESGESICSQVCSNLQEEVGRLREEVEECTGQCKNNINDLRKILEGHTVHNRRLGGDLKSIQGELARFMFTFNSINNTLKGLGRTVETHGYVLTDLTNSKDDIISEVNHLQKELSEHVDDSEIRFGKLGNYTTEVGECRRSSDGLDRRLSKLEGVCGRFDSISDSLERIKEGLNRHVSGLWSCVNGLNVTVTSQGDAIYDIQNVQLENVHSNIHRLNSSVLDLVRQFHSFTEQDFRGPSGPPGPRGERGERGLQGVEGPQGRVGLPGRQGERGPAGPPGLRGEQGFAGSDAHVPRHSFSAALTRPMRSAGTIVFNKVFVNENNVYNPKTGYFTAPVSGKYFFSGILTGHKNEKIEAVLSKTNTGIARVDSAGYQPEGLEKPMAEAKHIPGALGVFNIILPMEEGDTVCIDLVTGRLAYSSEPLTIFSGMLLY